One Nicotiana tabacum cultivar K326 chromosome 23, ASM71507v2, whole genome shotgun sequence genomic window, AGCAGTGTGTTACTTGGTCATTTGCTGAAGCATTAACAAATCACGATTTGTGGAActgttagaatatactataaaCCATACGTATTGTTATAATATtctttttggaataattttttttgcTCCCGTCAGCAGGTCTAGAGTGCtaaaaaaaatagataattatttatttatttattcaattcaataaaattttattttaaatagacCATGTATTTGTCTatgtgtcctttgcttatatagtagatgatttagtgtatagagtttagcttatacacagaagattaaattatcggttcttataagtcataaagtttatgttcacaatctaatgatggaattggacaaaccatcagagtggttgtagcacaagattaaatataatttatcttgattatgggaatggtttaattccgacTTCTTATGCtaatacattttgtatgtattgaacgaaTCAAGTAGAGATACGTATTTTATACCGACTTAATTAAATAATTTCTCTAGTCAATTCAATGTACTTATGCTCTTAATCTTGatgtaattattattagttgtgtgtgtcatttattattttgatttattaaaaggtgagattctttcgtgggtcaataagcctggtaaattggacaataatgatatacattggcgaaataatagttagttgatagaatccatgtctcggcttttgagattgatgatactcctttatgaaagcttataagttttcatgtgtaaatccGACCGGTaaattttgtatccgacacatgaaataagttaaacaaaagtctaaaggaagtaatcaataaattaaattgtcagtaatttaatgtgaTTGATTAGTacctgaatcttaacatgggaagttaaataaggttttatggaaatattttaaaattaaactaaggagtacaattacgaatttttagtggaataattcgtagtttattatggtagaaattaatttcaaaattcgaaattaattccataataggGAGCCTTGGTAATTAAATTATGTGATCCCTACTGTGCCTGGtaggaaataaaggaaacctttcctttgtgaaaaagaaaacctaacaggttttggaaaaagGGTTTTACCCTAAAACACGTGGCGATATATACCTCATATAGGGTTGGCCGTTTTTTTTCACACGTTTTCCTCGAAATTTCGCCCACCCGGAATTCTATATTTTCGGATATTATTTgcgtaacacagtagaagactgtgAAATATTTTGCCGGGGTCGTGTCTTGCTACTCTGGAACTGGAGACCGAGATTGATCTgctttgttcacgcttcaagaggtaactcgTATAATCTCTATATGTGCGAATTGTTTAATTTACACGTGAATATGATATTGAAATTGCTTCCGTTGCGATATATAATCCAACAATTGGTATAGGAGCCTACTCATATCTAATTAGATCATTAGGATGAACATGAAATAAGAACACCATGTTAATATGCAAGTTTTGAATTACATGCGAAGATTGTTTTTCTGTAAAATTGCACTGCTTTATGCATGAATATGTGTTCCGAGAATTTTTATTATTCtgaaaatcatataatatctatttgttattgatgatatttaaTTAGAATGATCTGGAAATTTTTCGAGGAAAACGCAAAAACTCCTATTTGGCCGAATTGGTCAGAAAATCCGAGGTCAACTTgttgacggactccgattgacctgaacTTTGGTAGGTTCATGCGAAATGGCCCAGTGGTCAATTCTCATCAACTTTGCTCGTGATGTAAGCCATTTTTCGGGCATTCAGGGTCGTTTAGATGGTGTTTTGGGCTTTTTTCTAATTTTCTAGAATTTTTTCAAAAAACATTTTAAGTTGTTTTTAATCTAGTGGTGGTAGGTATCATTCCCTATGGACTCCAAGGTTAAATTCTGGTGATATAATGAATCTACAAGTTAACGTAGGTCTTCTTCTATATCGGATAAACTCATTATAGGTAATCACTAGATAATACTAGTTGTTGTTTACTTgtatttactctccatctgagtatgcgTGTTGGTTCAATGGGACTAGTATCTTGAATGTTGATGttcacttgacttaaattaacagtttactctccatctgagtaagGCCTATTTAAATTCATGGAGTGAATAATCTGTCATTACATATGTATATTGCAAGAATAGCTCTTTTCCAATCAAAACTTGTTGTTCAAGGTGCATGGATTATATATATGTagtgtgttttgaattttaatattcaatgCAACATGACTTATTTTGATCTATTTGTTTAATTGTCTCTCAGATTAACCATGACTGCTTTCAATCCCCTTACTGCTATTCTTACTCAAAACAAATTTGAGGGTCCAAATTATGTTGATGTGAAACAAAACTTGGATATTGTCCTAATTGCTGAGGAGTACAAATTTGTACTTGATGAGGTGTGTCCAGAAAAATCTGGAGAAGATTCTACGGATGATGAACAGAAAGCTTACCAAAAATGGGTTAAGGCTGATGAGATGGCACAGTGTTACAGTCTAGCATCTATGTCGAATGTTCTGCAATATCAACATCAGTCTATGGAGTCTGCTTATGGCATTCTGGAAAATCTCAAAGAGATGTTTGGAGTCCAGAATCGTACGGCTAAGCAGACTGCCATGACAGCTCTTCTGAATACCAAAATGGTTGAAGGTTCATCTGTTAGAGACCAGGTTCTGAAGATGATGAGTATTCTGAATGAACCAGAGGTCCTTGGAGCTAACATTGATAAGGATACGCAGGTTGAGATGATCTTGCAGACTCTGCCTGACAGTTTTCAGCAGTTTTGCCTAAATTATAATACGAACAAAATGGATTTGTCTCTTGTGAAATCGCTGAATGAGCTGCAGTCGGCAGAGACAATTATCAAGAAACAAGCTCCTCATGTGGCACTGAATTTTGAGATAGGTACTTCTTCTAAGCCGAGAGGCGGGCAGAAAAAAAAAAGGCTCAAAAACCCTCTGTTGGAGGTGCAACTGTTAGTGTGAAAAAGCCTAAGGGCAAGTGTTATCACTGCAAGAAGCCTGGGTATCATAAGAAACAATGTCCGGCTACCAAGCTGAATAATAAACCAGGTGATTTACATCTACTTGTCGTTGAAACTCTTTTAGCGGCTATTTCTACCATGTCATGGTGTATAGATTCGGGAGCCACTAATCATGTCTGCACTTATTTGCAGGGGTTTCAGGTAACGCGACGTCTAAGTAGAGGAGAAATCAATGTTTATCAATAAGATTGTTCGGCAGCCCCAGCTTTAGCAttagaaaatattagtattttgtttGGTAGTAATAAAGTATTAACTTTAAAGGACACATTATATGTACCTTCCGTTAGAAAGAATTTAATTTCGGTTTCTAGTGCTATGAGAGATGGTTATGACATTAATTTTCATG contains:
- the LOC142177095 gene encoding uncharacterized protein LOC142177095; this encodes MTAFNPLTAILTQNKFEGPNYVDVKQNLDIVLIAEEYKFVLDEVCPEKSGEDSTDDEQKAYQKWVKADEMAQCYSLASMSNVLQYQHQSMESAYGILENLKEMFGVQNRTAKQTAMTALLNTKMVEGSSVRDQVLKMMSILNEPEVLGANIDKDTQVEMILQTLPDSFQQFCLNYNTNKMDLSLVKSLNELQSAETIIKKQAPHVALNFEIGTSSKPRGGQKKKRLKNPLLEVQLIPEEPTTKLVNYDQAVHDKNADKWVAAMKSEMGSMYSNQVWDLVELSDGVKPIECK